TGCGCCGTGTTCACCACTTCCTGCTAgtctataattatttatttatttgtaaatgtatttctattgatttcagagcagaagagagagagagagagagagagagagagaaagagagagagagagaaacatcaatgatgagagagaaccattggtcgactgcctcctgcacgccccccattgggggaTCGAGCTCGCCAcctgggcttgtgtcctgaccgggaatcgagccctgacctcctggttcatacatcaacactcaaccactgagccacgccggtcacCCGGGCTacataattgtttaaaaatatttgaaagacttCAGTTCTGGGGTTCCGTGTGCGATGTTAGCCGTCAGGACAGCTGAGAGCCTGTGATGCAAGCCTGGGCTCCCGGAGGCCCCTGGGGGTGGAGAAGCTGCCAGTCCGATTGACAAAGGAGAGAGCGAAGTATGAGAAGCAGAGGGAGACCGACTCCCGGGGACCTGGTCCTGGATGGAACCGCACCTGCCGTGAGCTCACTGGGGCCTTTGCATTACCTGGCCCGCACACACCCGTGGGCTTTGGGTCTCTGCCACTTGTAACTGAAATGACCCAACACATGGCAACCTCCGGCCCTATTTTACGGATGAAGACACTAAGGTTTGGAGAGGACGTCAATATGATTTTGCACGACCAGGGTGCCTTTGGCCCGGCACCGTGTGCTGCCTTTGAGGACAGGAGGGAGTGGGGATGGGTCACCCACCTCAGGGCCACGTAGAAGACAATGGTGAAGGCCAGGAAAACCATGGAGGCGCCACAGCCAACCTGGGAGATTCGCACGAGGGCCTGTGCGGTGGCCTTGTCCAGGGTCGGCCTCTGTGGGCAACACCCCAAACCAGGACCCCATCAGCTGGCGGCCAGGCCCACCTACCCCCAAAGGCCATGGCCCCTGCCAGGAAGCCCCCTCCCAGGACAGGAGTCTGGGCCCCTCCAGacgtgctgggggtggggagggcgttACCAGCAGCAGGGCAAAGAAGGTCAGGTGGTCACAGCGGCAGACTGTCGCCTGCGCTCCGGGCTCCGTGGAGCAGCCCTCCGAAGACCAGTCTCCTGTTGAccctggagaggaggggagaggaccatcgggaggggagggaggggagaaggaagaggagggaccAGAGAGGGGCGAGGGGAacaaagaggagggagaagaggggaggggcccTGTGGGTAGAGCCCTGCACCCCGAAGGGAGTCCATATTCCCGCCACCTGTCTCACCCAGAGGAGGTCCTCCAGGCCTTACCTTTAGTCACATCCCAGAATACACAGGTGAGGGTCATGTTCTGAAACCAGAGAATGGGAGtcaggagagaggcagggggaggctgggagaggggagagaagggcatgggaggggagggggaggaccgCATGCTCCCTCCTCCTAGCATGTGTGTGCAAGGCTCACACGGGAGCATCGTGGTCACAGAGGAACACAGGCCACACCGTTGATGGCCCCTGGATCGGCACATGAGGGGCCTGGGTATGGTGACGGGCTGTGGGTGGGAAGGTTGCATGTCTGTGGGTGGGTGTGTAATGCCGTGTGCATGCATGTGGGTGTGCCAGGTCCTGTGTGCACCTCTGTGAGCACGTGACTGGGAGGGTTCCGAAGGCATATGGGCATCCGCACACAGGGTGGGCACGCATCCCCTGGGCACAATTGTGTGTGCGGTCCTAACGGTTTCTCCTGGGTGGATGTGGAGGGCGGATGGTGCGGAGTCCTGTGCTTGTCTGTCCGTGTGCCCAGGGGTgcccacctgcctgtctgcccctGCGTCACTGCCGGCCTGGGTGGGAGCTCACCGGAGGCTGGCGCGGGTGCGAGAAGTTGATCTCCACAGGCTCCGGCAGCGCCGTGACACGCATCCGGCCCAAACTCAAGCCCACCAGGCGGTTGTTCACCacgctgccctcgtcctccaggctgagctgggggccctgtggagggagatggggggccAGGCTGCAGAAGGGCTGTCTCAACTCAGCCGTGGCAGGGTTCCTGGGAGCCTCCAGGACCCATGGTCCTTGCCTGGAGGGCAAAGTCTGGACCAGGGGCCAGGGGACCAAGGGGTCAGGGGTGACatcctccctgctgctccctaTGGCCTCCTGCTCGGGCTGGTCACAAAGCCAGGCACTCTCCACGCCTGGCCTCCAGACTCCTCTGCCTCTTACCTGGAGGGGCACGGGCCAGGAGAAACAGCCCAGAAATGGGGGGGGGTGCCTACGGGGGTAAGTACCCCACTACTGAAGGCCCTGGCCGCACCAGCACTGGGCATGCACACGTCTGCATGGGAGCACATATATGCCTCTGGGACACGCATGGGACACACCTGCATGGGTACGGGCACACTCGCTCATGTGGACTGTGTGTGTACCAGGAATAGGAAagacatgcatgtgtgtgcatgcacagggACCCACAGGGACACGGGCACACTTGGGATACACGTACAGTCCAAGGTCACTGGTATGTGGGGGCCGAATATCTGAGTGTGTGGACCAGTGTGAGTCTGAAAGCCACAGGCTCTAGAGACGGGTCTGGGGTGGCCGTGAGCTGCAGGGGCTCTTCACCTTCTCCATCGCCAGGGGGTTCCTCGAGGAAGACCCCCCAGAAGACAAGCATTGCCTGGGGAGCCTCagagctgccctgccctccatccaGCGTCTCACCTTGAAGAGGTTCCCCGGGCCGACGTCCAGCACAGATACGGCCAAGGGGACCACCGGCCTGCTGCCCTGCAGGGAGGCGAACAGGCTCCTGGGCAGCCGGACTCTGGCGGGGAACTGGTGCTTGTCCTCCGTCATCTGCCCCGGAATCTGTAACCACAGACCCAGTGGCTCCTTCTCGACCCAAGGATTCCAGCCCCCAACACAGGTCCTGCCACTCCCCCAGGggggagggaaactgaggcacacctGGCGGAGAGGCGGCACCTGAGGACTTTCGCTCTGAGAGGCAGGACACCTGGGGGCACAGCCCAAGCTCTGCTCTGTTCAGGCTGTGAGCCCCTGGACACTCatggagcctcagttttcccaatcCGGAGAATGGGAGTAACAAGGAGACCTCCCAGAGGTCTCGTCCTAGAAATCTGGACAATCTGTTACCAGGACCCACTCATCCACTTAACTCACCAGCACCCATTAGCAAGGCGGAGGGGCCCTGCCGGGACACAGGAGCGCTAGGTTTTGCTGGGCACCAAGCCCTGACCGTGACTCCCCCAGAATTCCGAAAGCCATGCCTGAGGAAACCGGCCAGAGGCAGCCAGCAGGGGCGGGGACGCTTCACCTGAGAGAGGTTCAGAGAGAAGTGCAGGTCTTCTGCGATGCTGGTGCTGACGTTCTTGACAAAAGCCTTCAGAAAAGGCAAATCCACCGTCCCCCTCAGACTCCTCTCCACCAGGTAGGTCTCGTAGTCCAGCCAGTATCTGCAAGGGCCGGGGCAGGGGCAATGTGGGGCCTTGCCAGCTGAGCCCCCCACTCACCTGGTCCCCAACCTGgatgaaaggaggagagagaccaTGGGCCATGATCATCAGGCTCTTGGGGCGGGAGGGGTGACTCAGAATAGTAACGGGAAGACCCTGGGAGCACCGAGAAGAGGGCTGGTGAGGGAAGAGCCCAAGCTTGTCCAAGGGATTCCAGCCAGCAGTCCCTCTGAGTATTTCACGTTTGTCTTTTTGTAAAAACTTccatataacataaaatgtaccattttaactACTTTAAAGTAtacgtggacctatgaaccagaaggtcatggtttgattcccagtcagggcacttgtccaggttgtgggcttgatttccagaatagggcgtgcaggaagcagccaatcaatgattctctcatcatcatcatcatcattctctctctctctctctctctctctctctctctctctttctctctcccttcctctctgaaatcaataaaaatatttttctaaggtGTACAAAGCATCACCCCatacccattaagcagtcactctcttccctcctcccctagcccctggcaaccattaatctgGTTTCTGTATACATTTGCCAATTCtcgatattttatataaatggaattatatggcACCTgaccttttgtgcctggctttttTTACTTAGCATCATGTCTTCAAGGGTCATCCATGTTGCAGCTTGTAcaagtatttcattccttttttatgggtgaataatatctcattgtatggatagatcacattttgtttatccatttgcccattgatggacatttgggtcatTTCCATGCTTGGGTTATTGTGACtagggctgctatgaacattcacagACAAGTTTCTGTTTGAGGATTTGTTTTCCGTCCTTTTGGGTACAAACCTAGGAGTGAAGTCGGTGGTAAAGCTTTGTTTAGCTTTCTGAGGAATCGTCAGGCTGTTTTCCACAGCccgcaccattttacattcccgccAACAAGGTATGCACCGATTTCCTCATGTCCTTGCCAATACTTATTTTTCGTGTTGCTCTTCATTGTAGGTATAAAGTGGCATCTCATtgcggttttaatttgcatttccctgacgtgcagtgatgttgagcatctttttatatgcgtGCTGGTGTTTGCATATCTGCTTTGGAGGAATTCCTCTGAGCCTTTTAAACTGCGGGATGGTAATTGCGCGGCGTGGGCGAGCGCCTCCTCGCATCTATTGAGTACCCACTGCATACCGGGAATTCGGTCTTTGAGGACGGAGCTGTGTGGAAACTGACCTCTGGGAGCTGAGCTGCTGTCGAACCTCACAGCACATAGAAGTTAATTGGCGTTTACTTTACCACAGCTCCCTGGCCTCCAGCTAAAACAGCAAGGTGAGGCCAGGCTGCGGCGCTCTCCGTGGTACTGAAACTTCCATGCACGCCAGGTGGTTGTTTTTCTTAAACCTAGGGTCTGAAGATCTGCTGCTCAGGCTAGGCCTGAGACAGCaatgggaagggaggggtggggtggggggcagataCAGCCAGATCAAGGCTGTTGGAAAGGAGTAGCTATGGAGGGCACGCCAGGAACACAAAAGGAGGCTCTTATTTTGACATCATTTTTGAACACTCACTGTTACCaaggcaacccccccccccaagaaaccacagaaaaaaatattgtgtaATGTAAAGAGTAAGCCAGGCAGAGATGTGCAAATGTGCTTGAGTGTAGCAGGCAATTAGAACACCATCAAGCCAGAGGCAGTGGGGCGAGGCTGTCCAAATCCATTGATTGAACCACGTCAATTGAGTCTAGCTTttgtttaccttttaaaaatggaaacaaagaagTATTgaggccctagcctgtttggttcagtggatagagcattagcctgcagactaaagggtcccaggttcgattccggtcaagagcacatgcccaggttgcaggcttgatccccagagagagggcgtgcaagaggcagccggtcaatgattctctctcatcattgatgtttctatctctctctccttcttccttcctctctgaaatcaataaaaatatttttaaaaagaagtatcgCGATTGTCATGATTACCGAATAAAATCGTGAattgtatttcattatatatttcacctcatgcacttaaaaaaaattccgTGGCCTCCTAAAACAGCCCCATTTGCTTTCTCAGGGAACTATTTCCTCATCTGCTTCTCAGAgcacttaaaaaattattttaggtgTGAAATGTAACATATTCAAAAAGTCTAAAGCGTCGCTATACCAATGAATTTTTAACGACAACATCGACACCCACTTACGTACCATCTTGCCTGCCTGATACTGGTATAGCTACTTAGATTCCTTTAGTTTCATGCTTGCCGAATACATATCTTTCCACATTGTGCCTGCTGGTGGTTGTTTTTTCATGGTTACGTGGTGTGACATTAAACAACTCGCCTTTCGCGTCGGAGGGGACATCTTGCCATTCTCCAGACATCCGAATGCCCAGAAAATGCAATGAGATGATGGGCCCCTGAATTCTTGTGGGCTTTATCTCCCATCCTCTAGTTCACTTACGTCTTCCTCGGGCGTCTTAAGTGCGTGTCACTTTCTGCTCCTCAAATCTAATCGGCATAATGCAGACTAGGGATGCTTTGCTGAATGTCAAGATCAATAAGGTCTCTGTGAAGCATATGATGACAGCAAGGAGCGGGGAAACTGACACAGCCCCGAGGAAACACCGCGACAGAATACTGTTGGCTCTGCCAGGTCCTTGCGAACTGGTACGGAGGAAAAAGTGTCCGCCGGGTAATAGCTGGGTGCCCATTGCCAGGGGCTGTGTTGATTTGTTCGAGTGAACACATCCGTCTGGGACAGCAGCTGTCATTGGACTCGCCATGCGATTAAGTTCACGCTGGTCCGCAGCCATCCTCCGAGACCAGCCTGACTCCGGAGAGCTCAATGGAGATGGAACAGGTATCGCCACCCCTGCTTCTTTCAAATCCGTCACAGGGGCACTACTCTCTGCAGGGATGTAGCTTCGTTTCTGGTTTACCAGTTTGGGAGAAGACATTCCAGGAGCTTCCACTGAGCTCTCTCATTGtttgatttgggggggggggggtattttgttgttaatcctcaccggaggatatttttccattgattatcttttttttaagagagagttggagagggaaagatggagagaaacatcaacatcgacgtgagagaaacacattaatcggttgcctcctgcacacgccctgaccagggtctgggccggggaggagcctgcagccaaaaTACATATCCTTAActagaatcaaaccaggaccctttggtcacaggctgacgctctatccactgagccaaaccggctaaggctccACTTAGCTCTTCAATGGAATGCCCTCCAAAAGCAATTCAGTGGAGAAAGCAtcgtcttttcaataaatggtgccaAAACATTAGATATCCAAATGTAAaggtagtagtagtaataataatgtaCAGTTAGACATGTATCTCACACTGTACACAAAAATGTAACTCCAAATGCACAACCTAATTATAAGAGCTAGAACCATATACTTGTAGAAGAAAACTTAGGAGAAAATCCTTGCCACCTTGGGCTAGAGGAAATGTCTTTGATATgacagcaaacacacacacatacaatttaCACTGGGCTTCATCCACAGTAAATGTTTGGATCTTCAAAAGATatcattaggaaaataaaaagacaagacatacatacagccctagctggtttggctcagtggaaagagcgttagcctgcagaccgaagttgtcccgggttcgattccgggcaagggcacacgcctgggttgcgacTCGGTCcaaggtgcaggaggcagccaatcaatgattctctctcatcattgatgtttctctctctctctccctctcccttcctccctgaaatcaatagaaatatattaaaaaaataaaatacagcattGGCCCGCCCCTTCTCACATTGGTGTAGCTTATACAACCCTTCATATTTTGGTCTCAACTTATATTTTCAGTTCTATCCCCAAcccgccccacctccccattGTTACTTCCATCGCCAGCACGTGATTCTTTCACAGTTCAAAGCACTGGTGTTCTTCCTCAATACTCCCTGAAGTTCGGTTGCCCGTATCTCCTAACATTGTTTGGGTGCAACTGGAAAACTCCTATGCAACCTTCAAAGCCCTTTCCTGGGTTCCCTCCTCTAGGAAGCCTTGGCAGACGTTTTTCCTTTGAGCTAACCTGGTCCCTTGTTCCCCCTTCTGTAGGACCACACTCTGGAGTCATCACCGTTTGGGCCTGTGTCTGTCCCTTCACAGCTCCCAATGGCAGGGACAGGGGCCGATGTATCTCTGTATCCACTGAGTCAGAGGCGTCTCAGGGTCAGAGAGATATGCGTGTCCAACAACAAGGTGGAAGGGCGAGATGGGAGCAGCATTTTCTGGGGTCGTGGGGGCTGATAGCTCCGTCCCGTCCCTCCTCTCCGCCCCTGCAGCAACCCCAGATCCCTGCTCCCGCTCAGAGGGCCTTGTTACCTCTGCAAGTTTTCCAGGTGACAGGAGGCGCTCCCCAACTGCACGCAGCTGTTGAAGCACTTCGCAGTGCTCATCAGCTCGAAGGGATCGTAATGGTCCTTGTTGATGAGCCCCAGGCAGACGTTCCTGGGCTCCTCATACTGTGTTGTTTGCTCAGATTTGTTCTTGAAATCTTTCTCACCTAAGGGAGGGACGTAGAGTGTGAAGGGGCAGCAAGGGCTCCAGGGTCTGTGGTATGGGCTGGAACCCCAGCTCCGCCCATTCACACTGATGGTGTGCACTTGAGCTGGATCACACCTTCCCTGGGCCTCGGGTCCAAGGTGAAAGgatccttcccctgccccctcactccacccccgccccccctctccTTCTTACAGGGTCAGTGGGATGCTTTGGAGAAAGTGTGTACAAAGGGCTTGGGCATGTGGCTCTGTAGATAAAAGGTTTAATATGTTAGTGATAGTACCCTTttgcacctcctccaggaagtctgccTGGCTTTTTGTAGTTGTTTTACATCAGCCTTTCCAAAGCCCTTGCAACTGTGGCCTTATGACTGTATTGGTCTTGGTTTGCCTCATTCTCCCCCATTTCCATTACAACCCTCATGGCGACCTCCTGGAGTAGGGGATACAGTAAACGGAGGCCCCTGTAGCATAGTGACTGGGGCAAGGTCACCAGCTAGCTGGAGATGGCTCCAGGACTAGCAACCAGCTTCCATGACTTCCAGTTCCGTTCCCTTTCACCTGGGACAGGGGCTGGAGAGGAAGCTTTGGGTCACATGcaagctgtgtggcctcagacaAGTTCCTTAAACTCTCTGAGGCTCCATCTTCTCATCAGTCAAATGAGGCCAATGGGTTTTGCGGGGGAGATTAGAGATCATCAAGGACATAACCCACTGTAGGTGTTCATTTCTCATCAAAGGCAGGTGGCCTGGCTGCACGGGCTCTCATCCCTGCGAGGCAGCGACCGGCTGGAgatgagcagcagctgccccctcgGTGTGGGTTTGTCAAGTCCAGTTCACCACAGACCCCACCGCTCCCCACTGCCTCCCCAGCACCGACACCAAGTTGCCTCTCCCTTGTCCAGATAAAGCTCCCTGCAGtaggttttttccccctctgCCTGAGGGATCACCATGGACTTCCCAGAGCAACAGGGAAATGAATAAGAgctggccaggtgggcaggggctggagcaCAGCTTTCCTGGGAAAGAGAGCAGCAAGGACAAGGCCTGGGGTTTTCAAACTGCCCCTGGACAACGGCCACATGTGTGCAAGGCCAAGAGTGAAGCGGGCGGGACGAGTCTTGTTCCTGGTTTGGGTGCCCGAGGACTGTGGGGCCAttgtggggacagggaggggggcCGGAGGAGGATGGTGGGAGGGCAGTGTAAGCCCTGCCAGGCCTCAGGCTCTACAGCTCCCCTGCCGCTTCCCAGAGCTCAGAGGCCAGCTGGAGAAGAGCTTGTCCAGGGCCCAACTGTGTCCCAGGCCCATCCGTGACCCAGAGCCCATCTATGTCCCAGGCCCACCCATGTCCCAGAGCCCATCTATGTCCCAGGCCCACCCATGTCCCAGAGCCAGGACTGCCAGGGAGCTACAGTGCAGGTGGTATAGTGGGGAGCACTCTCCAtgctccctccatccccaggGCACTGACCTGAGGCCCGGAGAACCAAAGTTTACCAGGATGGCATCTAACTCAAGCCCCCTCCCTACCCATCCTCGCCCCTGGCATGGGGTCTCCGGGCTTGGCAGGAGGGCATGAGGAGCCAGTCGCTCACCTGAggccaggagcaggaggagcgaGAGAAGCAgtgcccccagggccctgggcggcACCATCCTTGGCCAGCCTTGTCCACTCTGGAGGGAGCCCTGTGGCCGTGTATCCTCTGGTCCCAGGCTCTGCAgagccctcctgcccccacccacccctgcagcGTCAGAGCTTCCTGTGGCCTCTTTGTAATCCTTCCTGCTCTATGGCGCCATCGGTTGGGTTGTGAAAGGTGTGGGGAACTGGGCAGTGCTCCCCTCTCACCCCATTCTGTGACCACCTGCAGAGGGAGCCTGACTGGGCAGGAGCTGCTGAACCCACCGGGGCACTTGCTCCTGGCCCTGCCGGGGAGGGTGCGGTGGGGCTGCGGCCCCGTGGCCACAGAGGCCTCACAAGAGCCGGCCGCTGGGGAGTGGTGGTGAGCAcgggctttggagtcaggcacACCCAGCTCAGACCTTCCTCTCACAAGCCaggggcctctctgagcctctgtctcctcctctgtaAGCAAACGGCAATGGGCTGCCGCCCAGGACTGGGTCAGAGTTTGAGGAGGCCCATACACGCGGGCACACAGCCTGGCTACAGGGATGAGGCGCAACGTGGCTGGAACTTGTGCTCTCTCGCCCACGCCTATGGTACCTATGGTGCGAACAAAGCCAGGCTCAAATCCAtgcctgctgggggctgggagaagagagggagccaGCCCAGGGGTCCGGGCCCTTTCTCACCGGGAGAGGCAGGCCGGGAGGGGGCGAGGACCAGAGCACGGGCTCTGGGgattggccaggcctgggctgacgTCTGTCCTGGCCACTTCCTGGCTTTCCTGAGCTGTCCGTTACTCTGAGCCTCTCAGGGGCGCGTGGGGATCTCATGAGATGATGCCAGTGAATTGTTCGGTCACTTGGCGTGGCCTCTATCATCTCTATCATTGTCTGGCTGTCCCATGATCCGgtggcccaggcaggaagtcGGGGCAGCAGACACACATGGGGTTGGGCatgaaggaagggaggggctggccaCTTCGTCCCCAACTCTGGTGGCCCCAAGGAAGCCTGCGGATGAGGCCAAGGCCCTTGGCATGGGTCCACCGCCGCTTTGAGATCAGAAGGTAAAGGGCACCCCGCCAAGGAGGTGCATGTGATCAGTCCCCCCGCCAGCTCAGGCCAGAGCCAGACCTGCTCTGCCTTGGGGGCCTCATGGGGACCCGCCCAGCCCCGACTGGCCTCTATTTCCACTTCCTCCCACATGGCGTCTGGACAGGACTCGGTCCCCAGCTGGGCCCTCTGGGCctgaggagggctggggagggcatgTCGGGGTCACTTGTGGGGTGTGGTGGCAGGCAGGAATCTGGCATGGGGCCCCAGGCATGTCCTCTGGGAGGACAGATGGGAGCCACTgggcctgccccacctccccacccagcagccTGCCGGCCTACCCACCCCAGGTCCCCGGCCGTGGACAAGGGCTCTGTGAATTGTTACCTGCTGAGCCCACCCCCGGAGACCCGTCCAGGCACCCAAACCCTCAGAGGGTCCCAggcacacctcacacacacctcCCGGGGCAGCTGGGAGCGGAGGGAGGAGACCGCGGAGGGCAGAAAGCTCGGAGGCGGACCTGCACCGGCCAGGAAGGCCGGGGCACGAATAGCAACCATCCAACACGACTGCTCCCAGAACTCACGCGGGCAGAGTGTTTGACCTGCCTCACCTGTGTCACGGGATGGGGCGGGCAGATTTGGCCGCGCCAGGCTGGAGGCGGTGGGTGATGGGAGAATCGTTCAGTCATTTCATCCTTGCAGCCCCGGTGCCTCACACTGGTCCAGAAACTGGTGACACGCACCACGCGGACCAGCCGAGAGCTGAATTCAGCCCTCAAGTGTGATTCCCTGGGCCAGCGAATTTTTTTGGATCGGCCACCATT
This is a stretch of genomic DNA from Myotis daubentonii chromosome 15, mMyoDau2.1, whole genome shotgun sequence. It encodes these proteins:
- the ADGRG3 gene encoding adhesion G protein-coupled receptor G3 isoform X1, yielding MVPPRALGALLLSLLLLLASGEKDFKNKSEQTTQYEEPRNVCLGLINKDHYDPFELMSTAKCFNSCVQLGSASCHLENLQRYWLDYETYLVERSLRGTVDLPFLKAFVKNVSTSIAEDLHFSLNLSQIPGQMTEDKHQFPARVRLPRSLFASLQGSRPVVPLAVSVLDVGPGNLFKGPQLSLEDEGSVVNNRLVGLSLGRMRVTALPEPVEINFSHPRQPPNMTLTCVFWDVTKGSTGDWSSEGCSTEPGAQATVCRCDHLTFFALLLRPTLDKATAQALVRISQVGCGASMVFLAFTIVFYVALRFSWKRFKSEDAPKIHVALSVSLFLVNLAFFIDVGHGPQGPPAACAARGAMFHYFLLCVFTWMVLESFHLYLLVIRVFNTYFGHYFLKLSLVGWGLPVLMVIGTASASSYGLYTIQDQDNRTTLELCWFREKTALYATVHGYFLVTFLFSAVVLGLLAWKIFTLSSATAGKGQRQHWKGVLTLLGLSSLVGTTWGLAILTPLGLSTIYIFALFNSLQGVFIFCWFTVLYFPSQTTVSSSSGTARAEQTHTASQ